In Leptolyngbya sp. SIO1E4, one DNA window encodes the following:
- a CDS encoding PBP1A family penicillin-binding protein: MASSSAASSRSPRRSRPLHTRRTLPKPPYRRPLYYRPLFWGILVLSALATGGVSRGYRIWRTTEAQLPPVSSLLTYARGGTITIQADDGSILQKIGPATREKLAYDNIPKSLVEAFIAAEDRRFYEHNGVDFQAIIRASLANLRQRDVVEGASTITQQLARIAFLDQERSFQRKAREALLALKISETYDKSVVLERYLNLVYLGAGAYGIADAAWIYFGKSVSELTLSESALIAGMAPAPSLYSPLVDPEAARKQRDTVLRRMLENGAITQSAADAAMAEEIATTPKQPKFLYSEFPYFTIYIQKQLGELLPPETVEAGGLIVETTLNVDWQRKAQATVRETVETTGSRQRFSQASLVAIDPRSGEIKAIVGGTDFNESQFNRATQAHRQPGSTFKTFVYATAIAAGFTPHKSYADAKFVVDGYEPKNYGDRYRGNVSMRQALISSINIVAVKVLIDVGFEPVIAMAQRMGIESELKPTYSLALGASEVTLLELTSAYGTLATQGKHVGAHGIRRVLDSSGAVVYEADTASTQAVDETSAAIVTWMLQGVVEGGTGSRANIGRPVAGKTGTSEKDRDLWFVGYMPQLVVGVWLGNDDSSRTWGVSGSAAATWRQFVSQLLDEIPVEEFPPLPTLAGRKGSIEAEPVKPGRVRAAQATDESDREEEVEAPPSDASETAAEESPEAPASSPSGASEPAASPREPVPVVDSAPAPAPIPEESDPAPAPEPAPIPEPEPVSDPEPVPAPAPAPAPAPAPVDESSADVQ, from the coding sequence ATGGCGAGTTCGTCTGCAGCGTCATCGAGGTCTCCCCGGCGTTCGAGACCGCTTCATACTCGTCGAACCTTACCCAAGCCCCCATATCGTCGTCCCCTCTACTATCGTCCTTTGTTTTGGGGAATCTTGGTTCTGAGTGCTCTGGCAACCGGCGGTGTGAGTCGAGGATACCGCATTTGGCGCACGACTGAGGCGCAGCTTCCCCCTGTTTCTAGCCTATTGACCTATGCTCGGGGCGGCACCATCACGATTCAGGCCGATGATGGCAGTATCCTTCAGAAGATTGGCCCTGCAACTCGCGAGAAGCTTGCTTACGACAATATCCCCAAGTCTCTCGTTGAGGCCTTTATTGCTGCTGAGGATCGCCGCTTCTATGAGCATAATGGGGTAGATTTTCAAGCTATTATCCGAGCCAGCTTAGCGAACCTGCGCCAGCGAGATGTGGTGGAGGGGGCCAGCACCATTACCCAGCAGCTGGCTCGTATCGCATTCTTAGATCAAGAAAGAAGCTTCCAGCGTAAGGCTAGAGAAGCATTGTTGGCCCTCAAGATCAGCGAAACCTATGATAAATCCGTTGTCTTAGAGCGCTATCTGAACCTGGTGTATTTAGGGGCAGGGGCTTACGGAATTGCCGATGCCGCTTGGATTTATTTTGGCAAGTCGGTGAGTGAACTCACGCTGTCTGAATCCGCCCTGATTGCTGGAATGGCCCCAGCCCCGAGCCTTTATTCTCCCCTGGTCGATCCTGAGGCTGCCCGTAAACAGCGCGATACGGTGCTCCGCCGCATGTTAGAAAATGGCGCGATTACGCAATCTGCTGCAGATGCTGCGATGGCAGAGGAGATTGCCACCACCCCTAAGCAACCGAAATTCCTATACAGCGAGTTTCCTTACTTCACAATCTACATTCAGAAGCAGTTGGGTGAACTCTTGCCTCCTGAAACGGTTGAGGCCGGCGGCTTGATCGTTGAAACAACGCTGAATGTTGATTGGCAACGTAAAGCTCAGGCCACTGTTCGAGAAACCGTTGAAACCACGGGTAGTCGACAGCGATTTAGCCAGGCATCTTTGGTCGCAATTGATCCCCGTAGTGGAGAGATTAAGGCGATTGTTGGCGGTACAGATTTTAACGAAAGTCAGTTTAATCGGGCGACTCAGGCCCATCGTCAGCCAGGCTCTACCTTTAAGACGTTTGTTTATGCGACTGCGATCGCCGCTGGGTTTACTCCCCATAAATCCTATGCGGATGCGAAGTTTGTTGTTGACGGTTACGAGCCTAAAAACTACGGCGACAGATATCGGGGCAATGTTTCCATGCGCCAAGCGCTGATCTCCTCGATTAATATCGTGGCGGTTAAAGTGCTGATTGATGTGGGGTTTGAGCCCGTGATTGCGATGGCCCAGCGAATGGGCATTGAATCAGAGCTCAAACCCACTTACTCATTGGCTTTGGGAGCTTCAGAAGTGACGCTTCTAGAACTCACTAGCGCCTATGGAACCCTGGCTACCCAAGGCAAACACGTCGGTGCCCACGGAATCCGCCGCGTTCTCGATAGTTCTGGCGCGGTGGTTTATGAAGCCGATACGGCCTCTACTCAAGCGGTCGATGAAACCAGTGCGGCGATTGTAACCTGGATGTTGCAAGGGGTGGTTGAGGGTGGCACCGGCAGTCGCGCCAATATTGGGCGTCCAGTGGCCGGTAAAACTGGGACATCAGAAAAAGATCGAGATCTTTGGTTCGTCGGCTACATGCCTCAGCTGGTGGTGGGGGTTTGGTTAGGCAATGATGATAGTAGCCGCACCTGGGGCGTCAGTGGTTCTGCTGCGGCAACTTGGCGTCAGTTTGTTTCTCAGCTATTGGATGAAATTCCGGTTGAGGAGTTTCCACCCCTGCCAACGTTGGCCGGCAGAAAAGGCAGCATTGAAGCCGAACCGGTTAAACCCGGTAGAGTGAGGGCTGCTCAAGCGACGGATGAATCTGACCGAGAAGAGGAAGTCGAAGCGCCTCCGAGTGATGCCTCCGAGACGGCTGCTGAGGAGTCTCCTGAGGCGCCTGCTTCTAGCCCGTCTGGTGCTTCAGAACCCGCTGCTTCTCCGCGAGAGCCAGTACCCGTTGTAGATAGTGCCCCAGCGCCAGCTCCGATTCCTGAAGAGTCTGACCCAGCTCCGGCTCCAGAACCGGCTCCGATTCCAGAACCGGAGCCAGTTTCAGACCCTGAGCCAGTCCCGGCTCCGGCTCCGGCTCCGGCCCCAGCACCTGCCCCTGTTGATGAATCCTCCGCAGATGTGCAGTAG
- the mnmA gene encoding tRNA 2-thiouridine(34) synthase MnmA — protein MSKIVVGLSGGVDSSVAAATLHHQGHEVIGLTLWLMKGKGQCCSEGMVDAVRLCEELGIPHHLVDSRETFQNNIVDYLVAGYSAGVTPLPCSQCNRTVKFGPMLQYAREELGAEAIATGHYARIRHNESTQRYELYRAIDRSKDQSYFLYDLTQEMLAATQFPLGEHTKAETRRIATELGLHTAAKPESQDLCLVEHHGSMGSFLDKYLAPQPGDIVDTHGRILGRHEGIHHYTIGQRKGLGIAAAHPLYVVAIDVGRNQVIVGDRASVHYPECTVHRVNWVSVAPPPEPLKVTVQIRYRSPAVPATLLPMTAEETPNLSGQVKLVFDDPQFGVTPGQAAVWYDGDKVLGGGIIEPLSVEQRVEAALAQTGTRGNRC, from the coding sequence ATGAGCAAAATTGTTGTGGGCCTCTCAGGCGGCGTCGATAGTTCAGTAGCAGCCGCAACGTTGCATCATCAGGGTCATGAAGTGATTGGCTTGACCCTATGGTTAATGAAGGGCAAGGGTCAATGTTGCTCAGAGGGCATGGTCGATGCAGTGCGGCTCTGTGAAGAGTTGGGCATTCCCCATCATTTAGTGGATAGCCGAGAGACCTTTCAAAACAACATTGTTGATTATTTAGTGGCAGGGTACAGCGCAGGGGTCACCCCCTTGCCGTGTTCGCAGTGCAATCGCACCGTCAAATTTGGGCCCATGCTGCAATATGCACGGGAAGAATTAGGGGCCGAGGCGATCGCCACAGGACACTATGCCCGCATTCGCCACAACGAATCGACCCAACGCTACGAGCTTTATCGAGCCATTGATCGCAGCAAAGATCAGTCCTATTTTCTCTATGACCTGACTCAAGAAATGTTGGCCGCGACTCAGTTTCCTTTAGGGGAGCACACTAAAGCTGAAACGCGCCGCATCGCCACTGAACTCGGGTTACACACCGCGGCCAAACCCGAGAGCCAAGACCTTTGCTTAGTTGAGCATCATGGGTCTATGGGGTCTTTTTTGGATAAATATTTAGCACCCCAGCCCGGCGATATTGTGGATACCCACGGGCGTATTTTGGGTCGGCATGAAGGGATTCACCACTACACCATTGGTCAACGCAAAGGACTCGGAATTGCAGCAGCGCATCCGCTGTATGTTGTGGCGATCGATGTAGGCCGCAATCAGGTGATTGTGGGCGATCGCGCAAGCGTCCATTATCCCGAGTGCACGGTTCACCGAGTCAATTGGGTTTCCGTGGCTCCCCCTCCAGAACCGCTCAAAGTGACCGTACAAATTCGTTATCGCTCTCCTGCGGTGCCCGCCACCCTCCTGCCGATGACAGCCGAAGAGACACCCAACCTATCTGGACAAGTCAAACTCGTTTTTGATGATCCTCAATTTGGGGTAACACCTGGACAAGCCGCCGTTTGGTACGACGGCGATAAAGTCCTGGGAGGCGGTATTATTGAGCCGCTGTCTGTAGAACAACGAGTCGAAGCTGCCTTGGCACAAACAGGAACTCGTGGGAACAGATGCTGA
- a CDS encoding caspase family protein has product MTLGRREFLQRLGVALTALGIGDAAFTGLCETYQQALARSSRRLALLVGINQYPDSIWQAGSPSDKGAPLRGAVMDVELQRELLIHRFGVAPTDIVTLVDHQATQQSILEAIQGHLVDQAQPGDRVVFHFSGLGSQVPVSGRLEADYLPTLVTADGELPDTANPVIHDLFEETLAQALGNLQGVQVMTVLDASSTAAWESPIQGNFRVRSRPTVPAGEWRAETDILFKAPRKTTEKLSATWPGLLWRASRPGMPALEGNWDGFSAGVFTYALTQQIWSSFPAQRQQWIFHHAERTMETWTGAKVSPQLRGQASIKGKDDLLAVGDVPQPAANGIVKTIDTASKTATLWLGGLPASLLPYCNLGLRLKPLPALPGLAAVPSGTVSVKTVEGLRAKATLLATNSLPAGTPLIEIERRLPREVSLTVALDPDLERIERVDATSALAALPYITTTAPGEQQADCLFGRLKTTDPIGQVAGASVRPQNEVEIAEAESPPTQSGYGLFSPNHTLIPGTLTEEDEAVKTAVGRLNTPLKNLLAVKVLRLTANPASSQLPLRLILETREASSKLLAVEETLRSRQISGANSAPREKLGLNAYIRGRNQKFRLQLTNLGQQPLYYLIVSVVDKNLLSVYCPPLETTSSAEQPPQIPAADVSQLLPGETLRFPRLEDNSLSFQQLQSAEIFAIACTQPFYETWKAIQTPEFRQLSDRLASIPDPLPLTTAILSDLDRASQQTTTSSSPSQESVVSLSSNVWATLSLQSPIEPT; this is encoded by the coding sequence GTGACGCTGGGACGACGAGAGTTTTTGCAGCGGTTGGGCGTGGCACTCACTGCGCTCGGCATTGGTGATGCGGCCTTCACAGGGCTATGCGAGACCTACCAGCAAGCCCTTGCACGCTCGTCTCGCCGATTGGCGTTATTGGTAGGCATTAACCAGTATCCTGACTCGATCTGGCAAGCGGGCTCCCCATCAGACAAAGGAGCCCCCTTACGGGGTGCAGTGATGGATGTGGAACTGCAACGGGAGTTGCTCATTCATCGGTTTGGGGTAGCGCCGACAGACATTGTGACGCTAGTTGATCATCAAGCAACCCAGCAAAGCATTTTAGAGGCCATTCAAGGGCATCTGGTCGATCAAGCTCAACCAGGGGATAGGGTTGTTTTTCACTTTAGCGGGCTAGGCAGTCAGGTACCGGTATCAGGACGCCTTGAAGCAGACTATTTGCCAACACTCGTCACGGCAGATGGCGAACTTCCTGATACAGCCAATCCTGTGATTCACGATCTTTTCGAAGAGACCCTGGCACAGGCTCTGGGCAACCTTCAAGGCGTCCAGGTCATGACGGTTTTAGATGCAAGCAGCACCGCTGCCTGGGAGTCGCCGATTCAAGGCAATTTCCGGGTGCGATCGCGCCCTACGGTACCGGCTGGGGAGTGGAGAGCCGAGACCGACATTTTGTTTAAGGCACCGCGCAAAACCACGGAAAAACTGTCTGCCACCTGGCCGGGCCTTCTATGGCGAGCAAGTCGTCCAGGCATGCCTGCCCTTGAGGGTAACTGGGATGGGTTCAGTGCTGGAGTCTTTACCTATGCCCTCACGCAACAAATTTGGAGTAGTTTTCCAGCACAGCGCCAGCAATGGATTTTCCACCATGCAGAACGCACGATGGAAACTTGGACAGGGGCCAAGGTATCGCCTCAGTTGCGGGGGCAAGCATCAATCAAGGGTAAGGATGATTTATTAGCGGTAGGAGACGTGCCACAGCCCGCAGCTAATGGCATTGTTAAGACCATTGATACAGCCAGCAAGACTGCCACTCTTTGGTTAGGCGGACTGCCAGCTTCTCTACTACCCTATTGCAACTTGGGCCTACGCTTAAAACCTCTACCAGCCTTACCTGGACTAGCAGCGGTGCCCTCTGGAACCGTATCTGTAAAAACCGTTGAGGGGCTTAGGGCTAAAGCAACCTTACTGGCTACAAACTCGTTACCTGCAGGCACCCCCCTGATTGAGATTGAGCGCCGTCTACCCCGAGAGGTCTCGCTCACGGTGGCCCTAGATCCCGACCTTGAGCGTATCGAGCGAGTAGATGCCACCAGCGCTTTAGCAGCCCTGCCTTACATCACCACAACAGCACCAGGCGAACAGCAAGCAGATTGCCTATTTGGGCGATTGAAGACTACCGACCCAATAGGCCAGGTAGCCGGTGCAAGTGTTCGGCCGCAAAACGAAGTGGAGATTGCGGAAGCAGAAAGCCCCCCTACCCAAAGCGGGTACGGTCTATTTTCTCCAAATCACACCTTGATCCCGGGGACACTCACCGAGGAAGACGAAGCGGTTAAAACAGCCGTTGGGCGCTTAAATACGCCTTTGAAGAATCTGTTGGCGGTTAAAGTTCTACGCTTAACGGCTAATCCGGCATCGTCTCAATTGCCTCTGAGACTGATACTAGAGACAAGAGAAGCCTCCAGTAAATTGCTAGCAGTGGAAGAAACCCTGCGGTCTCGCCAAATTTCGGGAGCTAATTCAGCCCCGCGAGAAAAGCTTGGCTTAAACGCTTATATACGCGGGCGCAATCAAAAGTTTCGGCTTCAGCTCACAAATCTCGGGCAGCAGCCTTTGTATTATCTCATTGTCAGCGTGGTAGACAAGAATCTTCTTTCTGTCTACTGTCCGCCTTTGGAGACAACTAGCAGCGCAGAACAACCGCCCCAAATACCGGCGGCAGACGTGAGTCAGCTCCTACCTGGTGAAACCCTTCGATTCCCCAGGCTCGAAGATAATTCGTTGTCATTTCAACAACTTCAATCTGCTGAAATCTTCGCCATTGCCTGCACACAACCTTTCTATGAAACCTGGAAGGCAATTCAAACTCCAGAGTTTCGTCAGCTGAGCGATCGCTTAGCCAGTATTCCAGATCCGTTGCCCCTCACCACCGCTATTTTGAGCGACCTCGACCGCGCCAGCCAGCAGACAACAACATCCTCCTCTCCTTCCCAAGAGTCGGTGGTGTCGTTATCCTCAAATGTTTGGGCAACCCTATCTTTGCAATCTCCCATTGAACCCACTTGA
- a CDS encoding segregation/condensation protein A, producing MTVSLAQNAIAFLIDLAEQGEIDPWDVKVIDVIDRFLKTLKTDPVVLPGPGRSPYEASLSESGQAFLYASMLVLLKADTLVRAEVDEAEAALEAEALFEAEDLVEMPLPRNLERHLHRRAIAPPPERRPVTLKELIAQLETIAAVISEQPPRGRARRARPQSKRQAVRAITQLAHQENLSEIAAALEAFLDEYWDALEGKLSWLNFEELLVEWPKHRPDQENHISESPEEADKHERVGVFWGLLYLSAQSKVELSQQAFYQDLWVCNLNRVSDQDDLDVPSHILPD from the coding sequence ATGACAGTATCCCTGGCTCAAAATGCCATCGCATTTTTGATTGATTTGGCTGAGCAGGGGGAAATTGATCCCTGGGATGTCAAAGTGATCGATGTCATTGATCGGTTCTTAAAAACGCTTAAGACCGATCCGGTGGTGTTGCCTGGGCCAGGCCGCTCGCCTTATGAAGCCAGCTTGTCTGAATCGGGGCAGGCTTTTTTATATGCCTCCATGCTGGTTTTGCTAAAGGCGGATACCCTGGTCAGGGCAGAGGTTGATGAGGCAGAAGCTGCCCTGGAGGCAGAAGCCTTGTTTGAGGCAGAGGATCTGGTCGAAATGCCTCTGCCGCGTAATTTAGAACGACATTTACACCGCCGTGCGATCGCCCCACCCCCAGAGCGTCGCCCTGTTACCCTTAAGGAACTGATTGCGCAATTAGAAACTATCGCTGCGGTCATTTCAGAACAGCCGCCTAGGGGCCGGGCTCGCCGAGCTCGCCCGCAATCTAAGCGTCAGGCAGTGCGAGCGATTACACAACTGGCGCACCAAGAGAATCTGTCGGAGATTGCCGCAGCCTTAGAGGCCTTTTTAGATGAATACTGGGATGCTTTAGAGGGCAAACTAAGCTGGTTAAATTTTGAAGAGCTGCTAGTAGAGTGGCCCAAACATCGCCCTGACCAGGAGAATCACATATCAGAATCTCCCGAAGAAGCAGATAAGCATGAGCGAGTCGGCGTTTTTTGGGGATTACTATACCTGTCTGCCCAGTCCAAGGTTGAACTTTCTCAACAAGCGTTTTATCAGGATCTGTGGGTCTGCAACCTCAATCGCGTTTCTGATCAAGACGATCTCGATGTGCCCTCTCACATATTGCCAGACTGA
- a CDS encoding DUF2862 domain-containing protein, with product MALEIGQKVKVRRLRDRVPQEVVARLGKSGVVRQFKMVDGSGVGVVVEFDDRFSTWFFEDELTQE from the coding sequence ATGGCCTTAGAAATTGGACAGAAGGTTAAGGTAAGGCGCTTACGAGATCGCGTGCCCCAAGAGGTTGTTGCTCGTCTGGGCAAGTCAGGCGTTGTGCGCCAATTTAAGATGGTAGATGGCAGCGGTGTAGGCGTCGTGGTGGAGTTCGATGATCGCTTTTCCACCTGGTTCTTTGAAGACGAACTCACCCAAGAGTAG
- the hisF gene encoding imidazole glycerol phosphate synthase subunit HisF, with translation MLAKRILPCLDVKAGRVVKGVNFVDLQDAGDPVALAQAYNQAGADELVFLDITATHEDRDILIDVVYRTADQVFIPLTVGGGIQSLEKIKQLLRAGADKVSINSAAVRDPNLIDRASDRFGRQCIVVAIDARRRLDTDNPGWEVYVRGGRENTGIDALQWAEEVVRRGAGELLITSMDADGTQAGYDLTLTQAIASQVPVPVIASGGAGTCHHIYEALTQGQAEAALLASLLHYGQLTVAEIKTYLSTHQVPVRQQTRI, from the coding sequence ATGCTGGCGAAGCGAATTCTCCCTTGCCTTGATGTTAAAGCCGGTCGTGTTGTCAAAGGTGTCAACTTTGTAGACTTGCAAGATGCAGGCGACCCCGTAGCGTTAGCCCAGGCCTATAACCAGGCTGGAGCCGATGAGTTAGTGTTTCTAGACATTACGGCTACCCACGAAGATCGTGACATTTTGATTGATGTGGTTTATCGCACTGCCGATCAGGTTTTTATCCCACTCACCGTTGGCGGCGGCATCCAATCCTTAGAAAAGATCAAACAATTGTTAAGAGCTGGAGCCGATAAGGTCAGCATTAATTCTGCAGCGGTTAGAGACCCCAACTTGATTGACCGAGCCAGCGATCGTTTCGGACGACAATGCATTGTGGTTGCCATTGATGCCCGCAGACGATTAGATACAGACAACCCAGGATGGGAGGTCTACGTCCGAGGTGGACGAGAAAATACGGGGATTGACGCTTTGCAATGGGCTGAAGAGGTTGTGCGACGGGGAGCTGGAGAACTGCTCATTACCAGTATGGATGCTGACGGAACCCAAGCGGGATATGATCTAACGCTGACTCAAGCGATCGCCAGTCAGGTGCCCGTACCTGTCATTGCCTCTGGAGGCGCAGGGACGTGCCATCATATTTATGAGGCATTAACCCAAGGCCAGGCTGAAGCAGCTCTTTTGGCCTCTCTACTCCACTACGGGCAACTCACTGTTGCCGAAATTAAGACATATCTTTCTACTCATCAAGTGCCTGTTCGACAACAAACTCGAATCTAA
- the chlG gene encoding chlorophyll synthase ChlG: protein MADQLSQASAETSQEKRGSKTRQLLGMKGAEAGETSILKIRLQLMKPITWIPLIWGVVCGAASSGQFTWTFENVLISAACMLLSGPLLTGYTQTLNDFYDREIDAINEPYRPIPSGAISIPQVVAQILVLFLAGIAVAYGLDQWAGHSFPMITAIALGGSFLSYIYSAPPLKLKQNGWLGNYALGASYIALPWWAGHALFGTLTWTVALLTLFYSFAGLGIAIVNDFKSVEGDRQLGLQSLPVMFGVTAAAWICVLMIDLFQGGVALYLMAIHQNLYAVLLILLIIPQITFQDMYFLRSPLENDVKYQASAQPFLVLGMLVTALALGHSALV, encoded by the coding sequence ATGGCTGATCAACTATCACAAGCTTCAGCAGAGACTTCTCAAGAAAAGCGGGGCAGTAAAACTCGCCAGCTATTGGGGATGAAAGGTGCCGAGGCAGGCGAAACGTCAATTTTGAAAATTCGTCTGCAGTTGATGAAGCCTATTACCTGGATTCCGCTGATTTGGGGTGTAGTGTGTGGAGCGGCTTCCTCCGGACAATTTACTTGGACATTTGAAAATGTGCTGATTTCAGCTGCCTGTATGTTGCTGTCTGGCCCTTTGCTGACTGGGTATACCCAAACCCTCAATGACTTTTACGATCGCGAGATCGACGCCATCAATGAGCCCTATCGCCCAATTCCGTCGGGTGCGATTTCGATTCCCCAGGTCGTTGCCCAAATTCTGGTGCTCTTCTTGGCTGGAATTGCCGTAGCCTACGGTTTAGATCAATGGGCTGGGCACTCGTTCCCGATGATTACCGCGATTGCCCTGGGGGGTTCTTTTTTGTCGTACATTTACTCGGCCCCTCCCCTGAAGCTGAAGCAAAATGGCTGGCTTGGTAACTATGCTTTAGGGGCAAGTTACATCGCCTTGCCTTGGTGGGCAGGCCATGCGCTGTTTGGTACGCTGACCTGGACTGTGGCGCTGCTGACGCTCTTCTATAGCTTTGCTGGTTTAGGAATTGCCATTGTCAACGATTTTAAGAGTGTTGAGGGCGATCGCCAGCTTGGACTGCAATCTTTGCCGGTTATGTTTGGGGTGACCGCTGCCGCTTGGATTTGTGTGCTCATGATCGACTTGTTTCAGGGGGGCGTTGCCCTGTATTTGATGGCCATTCATCAGAATCTTTATGCGGTGCTGTTGATCTTGCTCATCATCCCTCAGATTACTTTCCAGGATATGTATTTTCTTCGCTCTCCCCTGGAAAACGACGTTAAGTATCAAGCCAGTGCTCAGCCTTTTTTGGTGCTAGGGATGTTGGTAACTGCCCTCGCACTAGGGCACTCTGCATTAGTTTAG
- the sat gene encoding sulfate adenylyltransferase, whose product MTQVHGINTPHGGTLINRIATPEERENFLAKADTLPRVTLDERAFSDLAMIAIGGFSPLSGFMEQADYDTVVTSMRLADGQPWAIPVTLSVAEAVAEPLQEGTLVRLDDATGRFVGVLELTQKYKYDKAKEAINVYRTEEEKHPGVKVVYEQGPINLAGPVWLLERDPHPLFPNYQIDPATSRIMFKEKGWKTVVGFQTRNPIHRAHEYIQKCALEIVDGLFLHPLVGATKKDDIPADVRMRCYEIMMEHYFPQNRVILAINPSAMRYAGPREAIFHALIRKNYGCTHFIVGRDHAGVGDYYGTYDAQYIFDEFEPGELGITPLKFEHAFYCTRTSTMATTKTSPSAPEERIHLSGTKVREMLRRGELPPPEFSRPEVAAELARAMRVAQEV is encoded by the coding sequence TTGACTCAAGTGCATGGAATTAACACGCCTCACGGCGGCACACTTATCAACCGCATTGCCACCCCTGAAGAGCGCGAGAATTTCTTAGCAAAAGCCGATACGCTGCCGCGCGTCACCCTTGACGAGCGGGCTTTTTCAGACCTGGCAATGATCGCGATCGGTGGCTTTAGCCCCCTGAGCGGCTTCATGGAGCAAGCTGACTATGACACGGTTGTCACCTCAATGCGCCTTGCCGATGGGCAACCTTGGGCGATCCCAGTCACCCTCTCCGTTGCTGAGGCCGTTGCTGAACCGCTTCAAGAAGGGACTCTGGTGCGTCTGGATGATGCCACAGGCCGTTTCGTAGGCGTCCTTGAACTCACCCAAAAATATAAGTACGACAAAGCTAAGGAAGCTATTAATGTTTATCGCACTGAAGAAGAGAAACATCCAGGGGTAAAAGTTGTCTACGAGCAAGGTCCCATTAACCTGGCAGGCCCTGTTTGGCTGTTAGAGCGCGATCCACACCCGCTCTTTCCCAACTACCAGATTGACCCCGCCACATCTCGCATCATGTTCAAGGAGAAGGGATGGAAAACCGTAGTGGGTTTTCAAACTCGCAATCCGATTCACCGAGCCCATGAATACATTCAGAAGTGTGCTCTCGAGATTGTCGATGGGCTCTTTCTGCATCCCTTAGTGGGCGCAACCAAGAAGGATGACATTCCTGCGGATGTCCGGATGCGATGCTACGAAATTATGATGGAGCATTATTTTCCGCAAAATCGAGTAATTTTAGCGATTAATCCATCTGCAATGCGATACGCTGGCCCTAGAGAGGCCATTTTTCATGCCTTGATTCGTAAAAACTATGGCTGCACCCATTTTATCGTGGGACGTGATCACGCTGGAGTAGGCGACTACTATGGCACCTATGACGCGCAGTACATCTTTGATGAATTTGAGCCTGGGGAACTGGGCATTACCCCACTAAAGTTTGAGCATGCTTTCTACTGCACTCGAACCTCTACAATGGCAACCACCAAGACGAGCCCTAGTGCTCCCGAAGAACGAATTCATCTGTCGGGGACTAAGGTTCGTGAAATGCTCCGCCGAGGTGAGCTCCCCCCCCCCGAGTTCTCACGACCAGAGGTGGCGGCAGAGTTGGCCCGGGCAATGCGAGTTGCTCAAGAAGTTTAG
- a CDS encoding ArsA family ATPase → MPQILTFLGQPRRQCAIASIGIARSLAQQGAKVLWMTQDSGPLPALLWGSSLAPEVQSVGSNLWTLQLQATVMLEKSWEVIKTLEGQYLRSPLLKQVFGQELVVLPGMDDALALNAIRELYDSAAYDYLVVDSPSSQSALRMWGLPENLDWYIRRFQKVLQASELAQTLSPFIQPVASAILNISGNQASLDQPLQQARAVLDAGRSAVQSPHQVLGFLVTTDGSPDIEMARYLWGSSQQIGLTVGGVMAFLQGAKALPEASFAPLSVHSIPDLQGENWHPLVAAAPSIESSIQDAPAPVMINEVKKQVRLFLPGFTKEEIGLTQYGPEVTVTAGDQRRNLLLPDTLKHRSVQGAKFQEDYLILSF, encoded by the coding sequence GTGCCTCAAATTTTGACCTTTCTTGGGCAACCCCGTCGCCAATGTGCGATCGCCTCTATTGGGATTGCGCGTAGTCTGGCTCAGCAGGGAGCCAAGGTTTTATGGATGACTCAGGATAGTGGTCCATTACCTGCCTTGCTTTGGGGATCGTCGCTTGCACCTGAAGTCCAGTCTGTAGGATCCAATCTTTGGACACTGCAACTGCAGGCCACAGTGATGCTTGAGAAAAGTTGGGAGGTTATTAAAACCCTTGAGGGTCAATACCTCAGGAGCCCCCTCTTGAAACAAGTTTTTGGTCAGGAACTGGTGGTTTTACCCGGGATGGACGACGCATTGGCTTTAAATGCCATTCGTGAGCTGTATGATTCTGCCGCTTATGACTATTTAGTTGTGGATAGTCCATCGAGTCAATCAGCGCTGCGTATGTGGGGGCTGCCAGAAAATTTAGATTGGTATATCCGGCGGTTTCAAAAGGTGTTGCAGGCGTCTGAGCTAGCTCAGACGCTGTCGCCCTTCATCCAGCCAGTTGCCAGCGCCATCTTGAATATCAGTGGTAATCAGGCGTCTCTTGATCAACCGCTGCAGCAGGCGCGAGCTGTGCTGGATGCGGGGCGATCGGCGGTGCAATCTCCCCATCAAGTTTTGGGCTTTCTTGTCACCACAGATGGGTCTCCGGATATTGAGATGGCGCGCTACCTCTGGGGTAGCTCCCAGCAAATTGGCCTGACGGTTGGCGGCGTTATGGCCTTTCTGCAGGGGGCTAAAGCTCTCCCTGAGGCCTCTTTTGCACCGTTATCTGTTCATTCCATCCCAGACTTACAGGGGGAAAATTGGCACCCATTGGTGGCGGCGGCGCCCTCTATTGAATCGTCGATTCAGGATGCGCCCGCCCCAGTGATGATTAATGAAGTCAAAAAGCAAGTGCGGCTTTTCTTGCCAGGGTTTACGAAAGAGGAGATTGGTCTAACACAGTATGGGCCAGAGGTGACTGTGACGGCAGGTGATCAACGGCGTAATCTGCTTTTACCGGACACGTTGAAACATCGATCGGTGCAGGGAGCGAAGTTTCAAGAAGACTACCTGATTTTGTCATTCTAG